A genome region from Magnolia sinica isolate HGM2019 chromosome 8, MsV1, whole genome shotgun sequence includes the following:
- the LOC131253149 gene encoding uncharacterized protein LOC131253149, with the protein MVKAKRKQLAAIAAEKDSMSSDNSWVVVKKQKITILVPPSSPVQPPPQSSRMKRVPTKGRKTAKSRHQIMAKRHYKRSWSKQRKSTTCPFKEEIQFVGGGSKALDINNSACRPGLTNQLPKSTFKTAPEGSDLLVCANFPATKNKHMLRTGKFSETLVGAFRPPNRVLEARDRQPSSSFATLNHQDLPLHIIGEKGTFFERSFSCLNVGALQNQKMRALNIERKLERAGGLSRWLVSQGLGQFIPMFQRENVDKIQLLNLTMHKLKDMGADAVGPRRKLIHAIDCLCQPYFSNVND; encoded by the coding sequence ATGGTAAAAGCAAAGCGCAAACAGCTAGCAGCAATAGCTGCAGAGAAAGATAGTATGTCCAGTGACAACAGTTGGGTGGTAGTTAAGAAACAGAAAATCACTATACTGGTTCCTCCATCATCACCTGTGCAGCCTCCACCCCAAAGTTCAAGAATGAAGCGAGTACCAACAAAGGGTAGAAAGACAGCTAAAAGCAGACATCAGATAATGGCTAAGAGACATTACAAGCGATCATGGAGTAAACAGAGAAAGTCCACAACATGCCCTTTCAAAGAGGAAATTCAATTTGTCGGAGGGGGATCAAAAGCTTTGGACATCAACAATTCAGCTTGCCGACCTGGTCTTACAAACCAGTTACCTAAGTCTACTTTCAAAACAGCACCAGAAGGTTCAGATCTGCTTGTTTGTGCAAACTTCCCAGCCACCAAAAACAAGCACATGTTAAGAACAGGTAAATTTTCGGAAACTCTTGTGGGTGCATTTCGACCACCCAATAGGGTATTAGAAGCTCGGGATAGGCAACCCTCATCATCATTTGCAACTTTGAATCATCAAGATCTCCCTCTGCACATCATTGGAGAGAAGGGCAcattttttgaaagatcatttagcTGCCTCAATGTGGGTGCATTGCAAAATCAAAAGATGAGAGCATTGAATATTGAGAGGAAGCTTGAAAGAGCTGGTGGGTTGAGCAGGTGGCTTGTATCACAAGGGCTGGGGCAGTTCATACCGATGTTTCAGAGGGAAAATGTCGACAAAATACAATTGCTGAATCTGACCATGCACAAGCTCAAGGATATGGGAGCAGATGCAGTTGGGCCCAGGAGAAAACTGATACATGCCATTGACTGTCTCTGTCAGCCTTACTTTTCTAATGTGAATGATTAG